The Pirellulales bacterium genome segment CCCGGCAGTATTGCCCGGCCGGCAACCGCGGCTGGTCCGACCGGTTCCCGACGATGTTCCATATCACCGACGGCACCATCGGCACTGCGGCACTCGACGGACCGGGACTAGGTTTCTGAATTTGGTATTTACGACCTCGTCGCGAACTCCCTCTCCCTCTGGGAGAGGGCCGGGGTGAGGGGAATTCCGCTGATCGCAATCTCAGTCTCGCGTCACATCCACCTGCCACACACCGGGCCGAACCTCACGCGCCACAATTCGCACATCAAGGAACTTCTGGATGATTTCCATATTGGTGAGCGAGTGCGGCGAGAGCGGCATCGTAACGAACGATCCGCCACCGGCGAGCGCCAGCGGGAGCAGCAATTGATCGGCCATGTAGGGACCAACTGGCACATCAGCCGCCAGAAAATCGCGCACTTGGCCCGCGACCCGCGCCGCGACCATTTCTGCGCGGACGCCGCGCTGGCCGAATCCGGTGAATAACTCGGTGCCCGAATCGCTCGCGATCGTCAGCAGCAATACGTTTCCCGGTCCATGGCCGGTCGGCAGATGGCGAACGTGCAGCGAGTCAGCCGGCCAGTTCAATTCCTTGGCGACGACGGCCAATTCCCGGTCGCCGATCTCTGACGGCAGCCCGGCGACGATCGCCGTGGCCATACACTGGCGCGTGGCACCGCGTTCGGTTAACTCAAGTGGCTTCAGTTTCGGTACCGGTTCGATCCGCGCGGAAATCCGCCCGCCGCCGGCGGGATAGAAGCCGTAGCGATCGAGGGCGAGCGACACCGTCGGGCCCATCCGATTCACAAGCGGCACGAACGCTTGTTCAAGAAAATCGAATGGAGGGGCATGAGGATTATGTGTGCCGCCTTCAAAACTGATCGTAGACGGCCCGTCCGGCGTGAGTAGCGCCGGCAGAATCGTTTGCAGGACGAGCGTCGTGCTGCCGGCCGATCCGATGGCGAACGAATAATCCCCCGGCTGCACGCACCCCGGTGTGAACCACAATTCGCGCGAGCCAAGATGCGCGCCGCCAAGTTCTGCGCCGCTAATCTTGGCGGCGGCCAATACGGCCGTCAAATGCTGCCGCAACAGCCCCGGTTTAGGCCGCCCGGCACGAACCTTTTCGACATGCACCGATTTGCCCGTAACCATCGACAGCGCGAGCGCCGACCGCAAGATCTGTCCACCCCCCTCGCCGGTTGAGCCAC includes the following:
- the rtcA gene encoding RNA 3'-terminal phosphate cyclase, encoding MLSISGSTGEGGGQILRSALALSMVTGKSVHVEKVRAGRPKPGLLRQHLTAVLAAAKISGAELGGAHLGSRELWFTPGCVQPGDYSFAIGSAGSTTLVLQTILPALLTPDGPSTISFEGGTHNPHAPPFDFLEQAFVPLVNRMGPTVSLALDRYGFYPAGGGRISARIEPVPKLKPLELTERGATRQCMATAIVAGLPSEIGDRELAVVAKELNWPADSLHVRHLPTGHGPGNVLLLTIASDSGTELFTGFGQRGVRAEMVAARVAGQVRDFLAADVPVGPYMADQLLLPLALAGGGSFVTMPLSPHSLTNMEIIQKFLDVRIVAREVRPGVWQVDVTRD